One stretch of Pigmentiphaga aceris DNA includes these proteins:
- a CDS encoding MFS transporter, with the protein MSASVSLPPDAYRARAAAPYWPLWVTCFLGYAAMGMTIQVMPAYAHQQMGAAAFGAGLAVTIGSLAAMLARPIAGRLADQHGPRGIVLAGSVLGVAGGIGHLLSIDLPTLIVARLLLGAGEGALFTAAIAWVLADTDPTQRGRIAGQFGASMWCGLAGGPVLGAAVLWISGFRGVWIIASLLPALAWLLIVRTPRGIDPTVPTDRAPRSWLPRAAQLPGASNIAAGISYGTIAAFLVPRFDSLQLPGQQLVLAVFGLSFITCRFIGSAWVDRFGARRVLLTSFLIEAVALGGLAVNVTTALAFQCVILAGAGLSLLYPCLATLVSEATPTRERATALGAVTSAWDLGVAFGGPLGGLVAGATNAPPFVVGAVAALCAMLPLMIRRH; encoded by the coding sequence ATGTCGGCATCTGTCTCTTTGCCACCAGACGCTTATCGCGCACGTGCTGCTGCGCCCTACTGGCCACTATGGGTTACCTGTTTTCTGGGCTACGCAGCCATGGGCATGACGATCCAGGTCATGCCTGCCTATGCGCACCAGCAAATGGGTGCTGCTGCATTCGGTGCCGGACTGGCAGTGACCATCGGCTCGCTTGCCGCCATGCTGGCCCGCCCGATTGCCGGTCGCCTGGCAGACCAGCACGGGCCGCGTGGCATCGTGCTGGCAGGCTCAGTATTGGGCGTGGCGGGTGGCATCGGTCATCTGCTGTCCATCGATCTGCCGACCCTGATCGTCGCCCGACTGCTGCTGGGTGCAGGCGAAGGCGCGCTATTCACTGCTGCTATTGCCTGGGTGCTGGCCGATACTGATCCGACACAACGCGGTCGGATTGCCGGCCAGTTCGGGGCATCGATGTGGTGTGGATTGGCTGGCGGCCCGGTACTGGGCGCGGCTGTATTGTGGATAAGCGGATTCCGTGGCGTGTGGATAATCGCCAGCCTGTTGCCGGCGCTGGCGTGGCTGCTGATCGTGCGCACGCCACGCGGAATTGACCCGACTGTCCCCACCGATCGCGCACCGCGCTCCTGGCTGCCACGTGCCGCGCAACTACCTGGAGCCTCCAACATTGCAGCAGGCATCAGCTACGGCACGATTGCCGCCTTCCTGGTACCTCGCTTCGACAGCCTGCAATTGCCCGGCCAGCAACTGGTCTTGGCGGTGTTCGGCCTGTCCTTCATCACGTGCCGCTTTATCGGCAGCGCATGGGTAGATCGTTTCGGCGCGAGACGAGTGTTGTTGACCAGTTTCCTGATCGAAGCCGTTGCACTCGGCGGCTTGGCGGTGAACGTGACCACAGCCCTCGCCTTCCAGTGCGTGATCCTGGCCGGTGCCGGCCTGTCGCTGCTGTATCCGTGCCTGGCGACCCTGGTCAGCGAAGCCACTCCCACACGGGAACGCGCCACAGCGCTGGGTGCAGTAACTTCGGCCTGGGACCTGGGTGTCGCGTTTGGCGGACCGCTAGGCGGCCTGGTTGCAGGTGCCACGAACGCCCCGCCCTTTGTCGTCGGCGCAGTCGCCGCGCTGTGCGCAATGCTGCCGCTGATGATCAGACGACATTGA
- a CDS encoding LysR family transcriptional regulator codes for MNTHDLEAFLAVVETGSIVAASARLHITQPGLSRRIQSLEDALGVTLFERQSKPLKPTAAGRDAYDYGRRVLRALDDLKTVVSTDDILGGEFRLGITPYLSELALDEPLNRMRDAFPSLTPQVSLGWPEQLITRVRHSEIDAAAFCLAEGAMPPTDLETSELGIEPVLFVGARDLAVPTPTTLRDLSAFPWILNQDGCGFRCLMRRAFEGAHLPFRVGIEAPGSAMRLSLAARGMGIAMVMPTALAGSPDRDRLKVIVAEDFQPRVRVWVVHRAPAGRLARPLAQFKTALTDTLSNKPAKVSRIGRAAA; via the coding sequence ATGAACACCCACGATCTCGAAGCCTTTCTCGCCGTCGTTGAAACCGGCTCCATCGTGGCTGCATCGGCGCGCTTGCACATCACGCAACCAGGGCTCAGTCGTCGTATTCAAAGTCTGGAAGATGCGTTGGGCGTCACCTTGTTCGAGCGTCAGTCCAAACCACTGAAACCGACCGCAGCCGGGCGCGACGCCTACGACTACGGGCGTCGGGTGCTGCGTGCATTGGATGATCTGAAAACGGTGGTGTCGACCGACGACATCCTGGGTGGCGAGTTTCGCTTGGGCATCACCCCTTACCTGTCAGAACTGGCGCTGGACGAACCGCTGAACCGCATGCGTGACGCGTTTCCGTCGTTGACGCCACAGGTGTCACTGGGCTGGCCCGAACAGTTGATCACCCGTGTGCGCCACAGCGAAATCGACGCCGCGGCATTCTGCCTGGCCGAAGGCGCAATGCCGCCTACCGATCTGGAAACCAGTGAGTTGGGCATCGAGCCGGTGTTGTTTGTGGGCGCGCGCGACTTGGCTGTTCCCACACCAACCACCTTGCGTGACTTGTCGGCTTTCCCGTGGATTCTGAATCAGGATGGATGCGGGTTTCGCTGCCTGATGCGGCGTGCTTTTGAAGGCGCACATCTGCCGTTCCGCGTGGGCATCGAAGCGCCGGGATCGGCCATGCGTCTGTCCTTGGCGGCGCGCGGAATGGGCATTGCGATGGTAATGCCCACGGCTTTGGCAGGCAGCCCGGACCGGGATCGACTCAAGGTCATCGTGGCTGAAGATTTTCAGCCACGGGTGCGGGTCTGGGTGGTGCATCGCGCCCCGGCAGGACGCCTGGCGCGACCGCTTGCGCAGTTCAAGACTGCGCTGACCGACACCTTGAGCAACAAGCCCGCCAAGGTGTCGAGGATCGGTCGCGCAGCGGCTTGA
- a CDS encoding flavin reductase family protein, translating into MLFDFENLPWDKRYKLMTATVTPRPIAWVTTCSAKGEINAAPYSFFNVMGHTPPTVALGLLPSASGEFKDTAANILATGEFVINLVSEEMAEAMNQTCVAAPHGVDELKLAGLAGIASDAVRPPRIAGAPVAMECRVLSSMVTGPAQTIVIGTVVRMHIVDRFVMDADRCHVDTPALNLIGRMHGAGWYTRSQDMFQLDRPEYQAK; encoded by the coding sequence ATGCTGTTCGATTTCGAAAATTTGCCCTGGGACAAGCGCTACAAGCTGATGACGGCCACCGTCACGCCGCGTCCGATTGCCTGGGTGACGACGTGTTCCGCCAAAGGCGAGATCAACGCAGCACCCTACAGCTTTTTCAATGTGATGGGTCACACCCCGCCAACGGTAGCGCTCGGCCTGCTGCCCAGCGCGTCAGGCGAGTTCAAGGACACGGCCGCCAATATTCTGGCCACCGGTGAATTCGTGATCAACCTGGTGTCGGAAGAAATGGCAGAGGCCATGAACCAGACCTGCGTGGCCGCGCCGCATGGAGTCGATGAACTGAAACTGGCCGGCCTGGCAGGCATTGCGTCGGACGCCGTGCGGCCGCCCCGCATTGCGGGTGCACCGGTGGCGATGGAATGCCGGGTGCTGAGCTCGATGGTGACCGGGCCTGCCCAGACCATCGTGATCGGCACGGTGGTACGCATGCACATCGTCGATCGCTTCGTGATGGATGCGGACCGCTGCCATGTGGACACGCCCGCGCTGAACCTGATCGGCCGCATGCATGGTGCCGGCTGGTATACGCGCTCGCAGGATATGTTCCAGTTGGACAGGCCGGAATATCAGGCGAAGTGA
- a CDS encoding carbon-nitrogen hydrolase family protein: MSKFKAAVAQAASFPTDAMASAAKAVEMINQAAANGAKLLVFPEAFIGGYPKGDSFGCPIGMRKPEGRDAYLAYYKSAVNLDGPELELIAEAAKATGMFIVIGVIERDGGTLHCTALFFDGADGLVGKHRKLMPTAGERLIWGFGDGSTMPVFKTSMGTIGAVICWENYMPMLRMYMYSQGIGIYCAPTADDRDTWVPSMQHIALEGRCFVLTSCQHITRASYPDDVECALGNDPATVLMRGGSAIIDPLGKVLAGPDFSGETILYADIDPDQIVRGKFDFDVAGHYSRSDIFKLNVDTRAKPAVSTSSEG, from the coding sequence ATGAGCAAGTTCAAAGCCGCCGTCGCCCAGGCCGCGTCCTTCCCCACCGACGCGATGGCATCCGCTGCCAAGGCCGTCGAGATGATCAACCAGGCCGCTGCCAATGGCGCGAAGTTGCTGGTGTTCCCGGAAGCCTTCATCGGCGGATACCCCAAGGGCGATTCCTTCGGCTGCCCGATCGGCATGCGCAAACCGGAAGGCCGTGACGCCTACCTGGCGTATTACAAGTCGGCGGTGAACCTGGACGGCCCGGAACTTGAACTGATTGCGGAAGCCGCAAAAGCCACCGGCATGTTCATCGTGATCGGGGTGATCGAACGCGATGGCGGCACGCTGCACTGCACCGCGTTGTTCTTCGATGGCGCAGACGGCTTGGTGGGCAAGCATCGCAAGCTGATGCCAACCGCTGGCGAGCGCCTGATCTGGGGCTTTGGCGACGGCTCGACCATGCCGGTGTTCAAGACGTCCATGGGCACCATCGGCGCAGTCATCTGCTGGGAAAACTACATGCCCATGCTGCGCATGTACATGTACAGCCAAGGCATCGGTATCTACTGCGCGCCCACCGCCGACGACCGCGACACCTGGGTGCCCAGCATGCAGCACATTGCGCTGGAAGGCCGCTGTTTCGTGCTGACGTCTTGCCAGCACATCACCCGCGCGTCCTATCCCGATGACGTGGAATGCGCGCTGGGCAATGACCCGGCGACGGTGTTGATGCGAGGTGGCAGCGCGATCATCGACCCGTTGGGCAAGGTCTTGGCCGGGCCGGATTTCTCGGGCGAAACCATTCTGTACGCAGACATCGACCCCGACCAGATCGTGCGTGGCAAGTTCGACTTCGATGTGGCCGGCCATTACTCGCGTTCAGACATCTTCAAGCTGAATGTGGACACGCGCGCCAAGCCTGCTGTGTCGACCTCGTCGGAAGGCTGA
- a CDS encoding IclR family transcriptional regulator — protein MTTRKSSASTRTPAAAASADAPKRRSKAPSDEAAVPKTRRGIQSIEVGFGILDALRLSGGPIPLRQIAERTGLAVANIHYYLVSFQAVGVVRQDPDTGFYGLGPYALRLGMAALEQFDVYTAARPVMAELAASLGHTVFLGVWGNRGPTIVYRIESTRGRPILELRVGTVLPLLSSALGRNFLAHLPRVLTDAAVTQELENTASAPLLDLPTSVAEVEKMIAGINKTGLSRCRDALLPQFTSLSAPVFDHLGEMVAAITIMGPKGTLDDKLDGETAQTLKAQATRISREAGWVG, from the coding sequence GTGACGACCCGAAAATCCTCCGCGTCGACCAGGACGCCTGCTGCCGCCGCCTCTGCCGATGCACCGAAGCGGCGCAGCAAGGCGCCTTCTGATGAAGCAGCCGTACCCAAAACCCGGCGCGGCATTCAGTCGATCGAAGTCGGCTTTGGCATCCTCGACGCCTTGCGGCTGTCGGGTGGTCCGATCCCGTTGCGGCAGATCGCCGAACGCACGGGTTTGGCCGTCGCCAACATCCACTACTACCTGGTCAGCTTCCAGGCCGTGGGCGTGGTGCGGCAAGACCCGGACACTGGCTTCTACGGCCTGGGGCCGTATGCCCTGCGGCTGGGCATGGCGGCGCTGGAACAGTTCGACGTCTACACCGCGGCTCGCCCCGTGATGGCCGAGCTGGCCGCGAGCCTGGGCCATACGGTGTTCCTGGGCGTGTGGGGCAACCGGGGGCCGACCATCGTGTACCGGATCGAAAGCACACGCGGCCGGCCGATTCTGGAACTGCGGGTGGGCACGGTGCTGCCGCTGCTGAGTTCCGCGCTGGGCCGCAACTTCCTGGCCCACTTGCCGCGGGTCTTGACCGACGCGGCCGTGACGCAAGAGCTGGAGAACACGGCGAGTGCTCCGTTGCTCGACCTGCCAACTTCCGTGGCAGAAGTCGAAAAGATGATCGCGGGCATCAACAAAACCGGCCTGAGCCGCTGCCGCGATGCCCTGCTGCCGCAGTTCACCTCCCTGTCGGCCCCGGTCTTCGACCACCTGGGCGAGATGGTCGCCGCCATCACCATCATGGGCCCGAAGGGCACGCTGGACGACAAGTTGGATGGTGAGACTGCGCAGACCCTGAAAGCGCAGGCAACGCGGATCTCGCGGGAAGCAGGGTGGGTGGGGTGA
- a CDS encoding DUF4214 domain-containing protein, translating to MATATTAQQNAISALYIALFNRAPDADGFKFWSDALVNGVSPISVTAAFLTSPEARSIYTDTQTQEQFVAAFYQTVFGRAADAGGLAFWTGVLNTATQDNPATAKALLVSKIIELVSTPLPTKPVDLTDAQYAQTVADRDLFGKKVVVGLDYAVTQQGNDLVVAKQLIANLMTPVIPSPPAPTPVGQTYRLTTGTDNFTGNGGDDTFDASLDSGNQTLDMADRLDGGAGRDTVRITLNTYHGSGVFTPTLKNIEVIRVTALTGADDSFNLNNSSGFTDVGFDGSTIAHTITNVGNAALSVSNQTKNAAFEGSTATALSLTMSKVGAVGSPITVDLASNLFSRGAKATTHNIVMEDAYVTFDRGVFTSDTITSLTVAATGDNKLTIVNLDAATMTNLTVTGSGSVDFTGRDLLGVSQVTAGDGGIKLISINTVPNSVTINTGAGTDTITANGASISVLNTGGGNDVVTIRNSALSATSKVNLGDGDDTLTLTHAPIAGAVVDGGAGRDTLKMGSATPNYALINAVTHFEVLAVDVASTILDVGQVTSMKEFLVANTGITQFQNVQDTMSFHIDTSSDVNEVQLQGVSPTTTADVTLNNASATTREGSLTAGGFLAVGNISLTSSGTGDNTNAIQTLYLSTAATATIKGAADLKLTLAPTAQNITIDATSFTGKLTVTGGNNADILKGGKGADTLAGGSGNDTFVIESTAVTRGFAFSPADTNTDNIDKITDFVGNDGAPGDQIRLGIGDGVFGADIRFTVATTANVTAVTVASPADFTTLAAAIETASAGVASTNTTARVYDVTVTGGNLAGRYLVLNDATDAITAADMIVSITGITGALHAQDFVFA from the coding sequence ATGGCCACAGCTACCACCGCCCAGCAGAACGCGATCTCCGCGCTTTATATCGCCTTGTTCAACCGCGCGCCCGACGCCGACGGCTTCAAGTTCTGGTCTGATGCACTAGTCAATGGTGTGTCGCCCATCAGTGTTACGGCCGCCTTCCTGACCAGCCCGGAAGCGCGCAGCATCTATACCGATACGCAGACGCAGGAACAATTCGTCGCGGCCTTCTACCAGACGGTGTTCGGCCGCGCCGCCGACGCAGGCGGGCTGGCGTTCTGGACGGGGGTTCTGAACACGGCAACTCAGGACAATCCGGCCACCGCCAAGGCGCTGCTGGTGTCCAAGATCATTGAACTCGTCAGCACCCCGCTGCCCACCAAGCCGGTTGACCTGACCGACGCCCAGTATGCGCAAACCGTTGCCGACCGCGACCTGTTCGGCAAGAAAGTGGTGGTGGGACTGGACTACGCGGTGACCCAGCAAGGCAATGATCTGGTTGTAGCCAAGCAGCTGATTGCCAACCTGATGACGCCGGTCATACCAAGCCCGCCGGCTCCGACCCCGGTCGGTCAGACGTATCGCTTGACCACTGGCACAGATAACTTCACAGGCAATGGTGGCGACGACACCTTCGATGCCAGCCTGGACAGCGGCAATCAGACCCTGGACATGGCAGACAGGCTCGATGGCGGCGCTGGCCGAGATACCGTGCGCATCACGCTGAATACCTATCACGGCAGCGGTGTCTTCACGCCCACGCTGAAGAATATCGAAGTCATCCGGGTGACTGCCCTCACAGGAGCCGACGACAGCTTCAATTTGAACAACTCCAGCGGCTTCACCGACGTGGGCTTCGACGGCAGCACCATCGCGCACACCATCACCAACGTCGGCAACGCTGCGCTGTCGGTCAGCAATCAGACCAAGAATGCCGCTTTCGAAGGTTCCACGGCGACTGCCTTGTCGCTGACGATGAGCAAGGTCGGTGCAGTGGGCAGCCCGATCACGGTCGATCTCGCCTCAAACCTCTTCAGCAGAGGCGCAAAAGCCACCACACACAACATCGTGATGGAGGATGCTTATGTGACCTTTGACCGCGGCGTCTTCACCAGCGACACCATCACCAGCCTCACGGTAGCAGCCACGGGCGACAACAAGCTGACGATTGTTAACCTGGACGCCGCCACCATGACGAATCTGACCGTCACTGGTAGCGGGTCCGTGGACTTCACAGGTCGGGACCTGCTGGGCGTGTCGCAAGTCACCGCCGGTGATGGCGGCATCAAGCTGATCAGCATCAACACGGTGCCAAATTCCGTGACGATCAATACGGGTGCAGGCACAGACACCATCACCGCGAACGGTGCCAGCATCAGTGTGCTGAATACAGGTGGCGGCAACGACGTTGTCACGATCAGGAACAGCGCGCTGTCGGCCACGTCGAAGGTAAACCTGGGCGACGGCGATGACACCCTTACCTTGACTCACGCGCCGATAGCAGGGGCAGTCGTCGATGGTGGCGCTGGGCGCGATACGCTCAAGATGGGTAGTGCAACGCCAAACTACGCCTTGATCAATGCCGTCACGCACTTCGAAGTGCTGGCGGTAGACGTTGCCTCGACGATTCTCGACGTTGGCCAAGTCACCTCGATGAAAGAGTTTCTGGTGGCCAACACAGGAATTACCCAGTTCCAGAACGTGCAGGACACGATGTCGTTTCACATCGACACCAGCTCGGACGTCAACGAGGTGCAGCTTCAAGGTGTGAGCCCTACCACCACGGCGGACGTAACGCTGAACAATGCGAGTGCAACGACCAGGGAAGGGTCGCTCACAGCTGGCGGTTTTTTGGCAGTAGGGAATATCTCCCTCACCTCGTCTGGCACTGGCGACAATACCAATGCCATCCAGACCTTGTATCTGAGCACAGCCGCGACGGCGACCATCAAGGGGGCTGCAGACCTGAAACTCACGCTCGCCCCTACCGCTCAGAACATCACGATCGATGCCACGTCCTTCACGGGCAAGTTGACGGTGACTGGTGGCAACAACGCCGACATCCTGAAGGGCGGCAAGGGTGCCGATACGCTGGCGGGCGGTAGCGGGAACGACACCTTTGTCATCGAATCGACTGCGGTTACGCGTGGCTTTGCCTTCAGTCCGGCTGACACCAACACCGACAACATCGACAAGATCACCGATTTTGTCGGGAACGATGGTGCCCCTGGCGACCAGATCCGCCTGGGTATCGGTGACGGTGTGTTTGGCGCTGACATTAGATTTACCGTCGCGACCACCGCTAACGTGACTGCCGTGACGGTAGCTAGCCCTGCTGACTTCACTACGCTGGCGGCGGCAATCGAGACGGCAAGCGCTGGTGTCGCATCCACCAACACCACCGCCCGGGTCTACGATGTGACGGTTACCGGCGGCAATCTGGCTGGTCGTTATCTGGTCTTGAATGATGCTACTGACGCCATCACCGCTGCCGACATGATCGTGTCAATCACCGGCATCACGGGTGCGCTGCACGCGCAGGACTTCGTCTTCGCCTGA
- a CDS encoding DUF4214 domain-containing protein, producing MATITPAHQEAITRLYVGLFNRAPDAQGLQFWAQALADGVSLGTITGSIFSSAESQAIYPATQTADQFVTTFYQTVFGRLPDAGGLRFWTDVLREAGGVESQAAKALITEKIIDIVSDPLATKPADITDAQYAETVKDRDTFSKKVVAGITFAVTQQGTDLGLARQALIDAVAPPASTPNDPVVPVAGQTYTLTAQDDAITGTAGNDTFNSAAGTLQNADVLDGGAGTDTLNIFLSNSGTVTPTLRNIEIINVASTGSGARIDLGASTGVTHVGFISSDSGNNRILNVGNAALSVSDLTRNVNFSGSTATTLSLTLKNVGTTGASIGVNLAETVAAQATAHNITADNAFVALNETTRSADVTTITVAATNTNKLQLSNADAAAVQTLTVTGTGSVEFSRTFLSALKTFTAGDGGVTFVSVNATANVLDITTGAGIDTITANGASIKTLNTGAGNDIVTLNTAGLSATARVNLGAGNDKITLSHGSIRGAEIDAGDGDDIIITGSVIHSDPGTAAIKEIATVTFTRDLLDGETFSIAGLTFTSSGGTTRTQLVNMWKDLVSGATPGAPFNGTLTGYGTTSTSSDSLTFTAQFSGPETDLTTSGTAASAATVVVTTQGAAATLPSIGADKLTGGLGADTFVFSTLDVDTAVSAETAIITDFLPGTDKIAAGTGAAGSSSNFLNAGAGSAASLTDLLTAADNALTGNIKYYVGQVTGGSAYLVTDVNGIGYTNVIELTGVNAGSISFTDIVAWAFPS from the coding sequence ATGGCGACGATCACCCCTGCCCACCAAGAAGCAATCACCCGTCTGTACGTTGGTCTGTTCAACCGTGCGCCCGATGCACAAGGCCTGCAGTTCTGGGCTCAGGCACTGGCCGATGGTGTGTCCCTCGGTACGATCACCGGCAGCATTTTTTCCAGCGCTGAATCACAGGCCATCTATCCTGCGACACAAACCGCCGACCAGTTCGTGACGACGTTTTATCAGACTGTATTTGGCCGCTTGCCCGATGCAGGCGGCCTGCGCTTCTGGACCGATGTGCTGAGGGAAGCAGGTGGTGTGGAGTCGCAGGCCGCCAAGGCCTTGATCACCGAGAAGATCATCGACATCGTCAGCGACCCGCTGGCCACCAAGCCCGCTGACATCACGGACGCGCAATACGCGGAAACGGTCAAGGATCGTGACACGTTCAGCAAGAAGGTCGTCGCCGGCATCACCTTCGCCGTGACGCAACAAGGCACGGATCTGGGCCTTGCCAGGCAGGCGCTCATCGATGCCGTGGCACCGCCAGCCAGCACGCCCAACGACCCGGTAGTGCCGGTCGCGGGCCAGACCTACACCCTGACCGCGCAAGACGACGCGATCACCGGCACGGCCGGTAATGACACGTTCAATTCGGCCGCGGGCACCTTGCAGAATGCTGATGTGCTCGACGGCGGTGCCGGCACCGACACCCTGAACATTTTTCTGTCAAACAGCGGCACCGTCACGCCCACGCTGCGCAATATCGAAATCATCAACGTGGCCAGCACCGGCTCCGGCGCGCGGATCGACCTGGGCGCATCCACCGGTGTCACCCACGTCGGATTCATCAGCAGTGACAGTGGAAACAACCGCATCCTCAACGTCGGCAATGCCGCCCTGTCTGTCTCGGATCTGACGCGGAATGTGAATTTCAGCGGCTCAACCGCAACGACCTTGTCGTTGACCCTGAAGAATGTAGGCACCACGGGTGCGAGCATAGGCGTCAACCTGGCCGAAACCGTGGCTGCACAGGCCACAGCACACAACATCACCGCCGACAATGCTTTTGTGGCTTTGAACGAAACCACCCGCAGCGCGGACGTCACCACCATCACGGTTGCCGCCACCAACACCAACAAGCTCCAACTGTCGAACGCTGATGCCGCCGCCGTTCAAACCCTGACGGTGACTGGCACAGGCTCAGTCGAGTTCTCGCGCACCTTCTTGTCGGCACTGAAGACCTTCACCGCCGGTGATGGCGGCGTGACGTTCGTCAGCGTGAATGCCACCGCCAATGTGCTGGACATCACTACGGGTGCGGGCATCGACACCATCACCGCAAACGGTGCCAGCATCAAGACGCTGAACACCGGGGCGGGCAATGACATCGTCACCCTGAACACTGCCGGACTGTCGGCCACCGCCCGGGTCAACCTGGGTGCAGGCAACGACAAGATCACCTTGTCGCACGGCTCCATACGCGGTGCCGAGATCGATGCAGGCGATGGCGATGACATCATCATCACGGGCTCGGTCATACACAGTGACCCGGGCACGGCCGCCATCAAAGAGATCGCGACCGTGACTTTCACCAGAGACTTGCTTGATGGCGAGACATTCAGCATTGCGGGTCTCACCTTCACGTCGAGCGGCGGCACGACGCGAACGCAGCTGGTAAATATGTGGAAGGACCTTGTATCTGGAGCGACCCCCGGTGCTCCTTTCAACGGCACACTCACAGGCTACGGTACAACCAGTACAAGCAGCGACAGCCTCACGTTCACCGCGCAATTCAGTGGCCCCGAAACCGACCTGACGACTTCGGGAACGGCTGCCAGCGCAGCAACGGTCGTCGTGACCACACAAGGTGCCGCAGCAACGCTGCCTTCTATCGGGGCCGACAAACTCACCGGGGGACTCGGGGCCGACACCTTTGTCTTCAGCACCCTGGATGTAGATACGGCCGTCAGCGCCGAGACGGCGATCATCACTGATTTCCTGCCCGGGACCGACAAGATTGCGGCCGGTACAGGCGCAGCAGGAAGCTCGAGCAACTTCCTGAACGCCGGCGCTGGATCGGCGGCGTCCCTGACCGACTTGCTGACAGCTGCAGATAACGCCTTGACCGGCAACATCAAGTATTACGTAGGCCAAGTCACCGGGGGCAGTGCCTACCTGGTGACCGACGTAAACGGCATTGGATATACGAACGTCATCGAGCTGACGGGTGTCAATGCAGGCAGCATCAGTTTCACTGACATTGTGGCGTGGGCGTTTCCTAGTTGA